Proteins encoded by one window of Bacteroidota bacterium:
- a CDS encoding DUF3127 domain-containing protein, with amino-acid sequence MALDVSGKYIKHVGTVTGEGKNGPWKKAEFLIEYIDGQYPKQVAFTLWGDKSDIIQRLNPGDQVTVSFNAESREYNGRYFTELRAWRVQAGSSESASNVAPEENNSQPQPINAPLPASGADDDLPF; translated from the coding sequence ATGGCATTAGACGTTAGTGGCAAGTACATTAAACATGTTGGCACAGTTACAGGCGAAGGCAAAAACGGCCCCTGGAAAAAGGCAGAATTTCTTATCGAATACATTGATGGGCAATATCCCAAACAAGTAGCATTCACACTATGGGGCGACAAATCGGACATCATACAACGATTAAATCCGGGAGATCAGGTTACTGTATCATTCAATGCAGAAAGCCGTGAATACAATGGTCGTTATTTTACCGAGTTACGCGCATGGCGTGTGCAAGCCGGTAGCAGCGAAAGTGCAAGCAATGTGGCACCTGAAGAAAATAATAGCCAACCACAACCGATAAACGCACCGCTTCCTGCTTCAGGTGCTGATGATGATTTACCTTTTTAA
- a CDS encoding outer membrane protein transport protein, translating to MINFKKFALMAMIPISASAGGFQINTQGVKSLAMGSTFVGVGNDASTVFFNPGGMSLLSKSMFTAGTTFIMPKASYLSPYSGNIDMEKQTFTPIQLYGVYKLNNLSVGLSVNNPYGLGSKWADDWEGRYVSQEVALATFYIQPSVGYQFNDKIGIGAGFVFATGHATVRRAAQPINDDINVKLEGGGNGVGYNIGVFVKPNDKISVGLCYRSGVNVKLKDGDATLTGIPTSLSSTLPASTTFTSELDLPSVISFGVSYKIKSNIMVTAGYDFTGWNSYDSLNFLFPDHPELDSRNERNYKSTGAIRIGAQYTLKEKIDIRAGFSTDKSPVQDGFVSPELPDADKSAISLGAGYRINDKLSVDLAYVYESLKERQGTYKDANFSGSYKTIINAFAIGINYSLK from the coding sequence ATGATTAATTTTAAAAAATTTGCCTTGATGGCCATGATTCCCATCAGTGCCTCGGCAGGTGGTTTTCAAATCAACACTCAGGGAGTAAAATCATTAGCAATGGGTAGCACCTTTGTTGGTGTTGGCAATGATGCTTCTACCGTATTTTTCAACCCAGGAGGCATGAGTTTGCTAAGCAAAAGCATGTTTACTGCAGGTACTACCTTCATTATGCCCAAGGCATCATATCTGAGCCCCTATAGTGGTAATATTGATATGGAGAAACAGACCTTCACTCCCATTCAGCTTTATGGCGTTTATAAACTGAACAACCTATCGGTTGGTTTAAGCGTTAATAATCCATATGGACTTGGCAGTAAATGGGCAGATGATTGGGAAGGTCGTTATGTTTCGCAGGAAGTAGCTCTTGCTACTTTTTATATTCAGCCTTCTGTAGGTTATCAATTTAATGACAAAATTGGGATAGGTGCAGGCTTTGTATTTGCCACAGGCCATGCAACCGTGCGCAGGGCTGCTCAGCCAATTAATGACGATATCAATGTGAAGCTCGAAGGTGGTGGAAACGGAGTTGGTTATAACATTGGTGTATTTGTAAAGCCAAATGATAAGATAAGTGTAGGCCTTTGTTATCGCTCAGGGGTTAATGTAAAACTAAAGGATGGCGATGCCACACTTACTGGCATACCAACCTCATTAAGCAGCACATTGCCTGCTTCAACAACCTTTACCAGCGAACTCGATTTGCCATCCGTAATTAGTTTTGGTGTTTCATATAAAATTAAAAGCAACATCATGGTAACGGCAGGATATGACTTTACCGGATGGAACTCATATGATTCGCTAAACTTTCTTTTTCCTGACCATCCGGAACTTGACTCGCGTAACGAACGCAATTATAAAAGTACCGGAGCTATTCGTATTGGGGCGCAGTATACACTTAAAGAAAAAATTGATATCCGTGCAGGATTCAGTACTGATAAATCACCTGTTCAGGATGGGTTTGTAAGTCCCGAATTGCCTGATGCCGATAAAAGTGCTATTTCGCTTGGAGCAGGATACCGCATTAATGACAAGCTTAGTGTGGATTTAGCTTATGTATACGAAAGCTTAAAGGAGCGTCAGGGTACATATAAAGATGCCAACTTTAGTGGCAGTTACAAAACCATTATCAATGCATTTGCAATTGGCATCAATTATTCGCTTAAATAA
- a CDS encoding peptidylprolyl isomerase has protein sequence MKKHYWIPIFVLAIIVINRCAVSKKGLTSGKHIIGIETRFGVMEVRLYDATPIHRDNFLKLASQGYYDSTTFFRVINQFMMQGGSSDSRNAHPDSACGEHDTLTYTIAAELIPGLYHKKGVLAQAREDNPEKRSHGGEFYIVQGKIFLPDSLEAYAKRRKFTLNDAQRKIYTTVGGTPHLDGNYTVYGEVIKGIEIIDSICSQKTTKALNDRPLQDVPMRVWVIK, from the coding sequence ATGAAAAAACACTATTGGATACCAATTTTTGTACTTGCCATAATAGTTATTAACAGGTGCGCTGTCTCAAAAAAGGGGCTTACTTCGGGCAAGCATATTATAGGAATAGAAACCCGTTTTGGGGTTATGGAAGTTCGTTTATATGATGCTACACCCATCCATCGCGACAATTTTCTAAAACTTGCAAGTCAGGGCTATTATGATAGCACCACATTTTTCAGGGTAATTAATCAATTTATGATGCAAGGAGGCAGCAGCGATAGTCGCAATGCCCATCCCGATAGCGCCTGTGGCGAGCACGATACGTTAACCTATACCATAGCAGCCGAGCTAATACCCGGCCTGTATCACAAGAAAGGGGTGTTGGCGCAAGCCCGCGAAGACAACCCCGAAAAACGATCGCATGGTGGTGAGTTTTATATCGTGCAGGGAAAAATTTTTCTCCCCGATTCGCTCGAAGCCTATGCCAAAAGAAGAAAGTTCACTTTGAATGATGCCCAGCGTAAAATATATACCACCGTTGGAGGTACTCCGCATCTGGATGGAAATTATACGGTGTATGGAGAAGTAATTAAAGGCATTGAAATAATTGATAGTATATGCTCCCAAAAAACAACCAAGGCATTAAACGATCGTCCATTACAAGATGTTCCAATGCGGGTATGGGTGATTAAGTAA
- a CDS encoding MarC family protein — protein sequence MNLKEIITVTMILFAVIDIIGSVPVILDIRSKVGTIHPEKVTIVSLIIMVAFLFLGETLLSFMGIDIPSFAIAGGLVLFFIALEMILGVKIYKDENSATASIVPIAFPLIAGAGTMTTLLSLRSKYDVPTILIGITLNLLLVYLCLKNLGFLENFLGKTGIAIIRKVFGFILLAIAVNLFRSNINV from the coding sequence ATGAATTTAAAAGAAATAATTACTGTTACCATGATCCTGTTTGCAGTGATTGACATTATTGGTTCGGTTCCCGTAATTCTTGATATTCGAAGCAAGGTTGGCACCATTCATCCCGAAAAGGTTACCATCGTATCACTCATCATAATGGTAGCATTTTTATTTCTGGGCGAAACGTTGCTTAGTTTTATGGGCATCGATATCCCTTCCTTTGCCATAGCAGGTGGTTTGGTACTCTTTTTTATTGCACTCGAAATGATATTGGGAGTTAAGATTTACAAAGATGAAAATTCTGCTACGGCCTCCATCGTTCCTATCGCTTTTCCGTTAATTGCCGGTGCGGGTACAATGACCACCTTACTTTCGTTGCGCAGTAAATACGATGTTCCTACCATACTCATTGGCATAACCCTTAATTTACTTCTGGTATACCTGTGCCTTAAAAACCTTGGCTTTCTTGAAAATTTTCTTGGTAAAACCGGCATTGCCATCATCCGCAAAGTGTTTGGATTTATATTGCTTGCCATAGCAGTAAATTTATTTCGTAGTAATATAAACGTATAG
- a CDS encoding DEAD/DEAH box helicase — translation MKSKSPKRKVNDTIPKVSYYRKPKDMGIDEYQILLRKQYAETQKFEIRKLSPEQVYADYNVQQQGSKQWHRVALRHPNPGLNFCTCLDFKTNQLGTCKHIEYVWVYLKEKKIPVKQIANVPVPIHSSLYIKYGATRQVMLRIGSTNTEKLIQWKNKYFDRNQILDEQHFENIDSIIKEAQTIDENFRCNDDALAFILQQRDDVLRKKKIEALPQNSIFKKLIKVSLFPYQLEGALFAARAGRSLIADEMGLGKTIQALAAAELLRHINGINSVLIICPTSLKYQWLSEIEKFTKSQASVIEGPMHVRAGQYRNQSFYKIASYNAAGNDHKLINHERFDLIILDEAQRIKNWRTKISYSIKQLQSKHIIVLTGTPLENRIEELYSVVQVIDQFRLGPLYRLLHNHQHIDESTNKVVGYKDLHKLGTLLSEFTIRRNKSVVSNQLPERMVKTLFVPMTQAQRDLHNSFQADVSQIVNRWKRKGFLTEEERQKLMILMGQMRMVCDSTYIIDQETRHDTKVEELMNILEEAIFETDQKAVVFSQWERMTRLVAQELDARGIEYEYLHGGIASKNRKDLLEHFRNKRSSKIFLSTDAGGVGLNLQSASLLVNLDLPWNPAVLEQRIARVHRMGQQRKVQIINMVSMDTIESQMIAKLEFKQAMAKGILDKGQDVIFMDESSFTKFMQLVESTMPPPSSEDSTNTATVTQSDVAQEIATERETFTSSKVDNPTNRQMALPFESAEGNPPADVSVPDFQPEEIVKAGAAFFEKLQLVIHKENGLQMLVKSITKRDETTGQTYLNLPVQSEESVAGFLKMLAAMMNK, via the coding sequence ATGAAAAGCAAATCGCCAAAGCGTAAAGTAAATGATACCATTCCGAAGGTAAGTTACTACCGCAAGCCAAAGGATATGGGCATTGACGAATACCAAATTTTATTACGAAAGCAATATGCCGAAACCCAAAAATTCGAAATACGCAAGCTTTCGCCCGAGCAGGTATATGCCGATTATAATGTGCAACAACAGGGAAGCAAACAATGGCACCGTGTTGCATTGCGCCATCCTAACCCGGGCTTAAACTTTTGCACTTGCCTTGATTTTAAAACTAATCAGTTAGGCACATGCAAGCACATAGAATATGTATGGGTTTATTTAAAAGAAAAGAAAATTCCTGTAAAGCAAATTGCAAATGTGCCGGTACCAATACATTCGAGCCTATACATAAAGTATGGTGCCACGCGTCAAGTTATGTTGCGCATTGGTAGTACCAATACTGAAAAATTAATACAATGGAAAAATAAATATTTCGACCGCAACCAGATACTGGATGAGCAACATTTTGAAAACATTGATTCAATTATAAAAGAAGCACAAACGATAGATGAAAACTTCAGATGCAACGATGATGCCCTTGCATTTATTTTACAGCAAAGAGATGATGTGCTTCGAAAAAAGAAAATAGAAGCCTTACCACAGAATTCTATTTTTAAAAAATTAATCAAAGTGTCACTGTTCCCTTATCAGTTGGAAGGCGCCTTGTTTGCAGCCCGTGCAGGCAGGTCCTTAATAGCTGATGAAATGGGCCTTGGCAAAACCATACAGGCGTTAGCAGCAGCCGAATTGCTAAGGCACATAAACGGAATAAATTCCGTTTTGATTATATGTCCAACTTCGCTCAAATATCAGTGGCTTTCGGAGATCGAAAAATTTACAAAAAGCCAAGCCTCTGTAATTGAAGGGCCAATGCATGTGCGTGCAGGCCAATACCGCAATCAATCGTTTTATAAAATTGCAAGTTACAACGCTGCCGGCAATGACCATAAATTGATTAATCACGAACGTTTCGATTTAATTATTCTTGACGAAGCGCAACGAATAAAAAACTGGCGCACCAAAATTTCTTACAGCATAAAACAATTGCAATCCAAACATATCATCGTGTTAACCGGCACTCCTCTCGAAAATCGCATTGAGGAGTTGTACAGTGTTGTACAGGTAATTGATCAATTTAGGCTTGGGCCCTTGTACCGTTTGTTACACAATCATCAGCACATTGACGAATCTACCAATAAAGTGGTTGGGTATAAAGACCTCCATAAACTTGGCACCTTGCTAAGTGAATTTACCATACGCAGAAACAAAAGTGTTGTAAGTAATCAATTACCTGAACGCATGGTTAAAACACTTTTTGTTCCAATGACACAGGCACAAAGAGACTTACACAATTCTTTTCAGGCCGATGTGTCGCAAATCGTTAACAGGTGGAAGCGGAAAGGTTTTCTTACCGAAGAGGAACGTCAAAAGCTAATGATACTAATGGGGCAAATGCGTATGGTGTGTGATAGTACGTATATTATCGATCAGGAAACACGCCATGATACAAAGGTGGAAGAGCTGATGAATATTCTAGAAGAAGCCATTTTCGAAACCGACCAAAAGGCTGTAGTCTTTAGTCAGTGGGAGCGAATGACGCGGTTAGTAGCACAAGAACTGGATGCGCGTGGTATCGAGTATGAATACTTGCATGGTGGTATTGCCAGCAAAAACAGAAAGGATTTACTTGAACATTTCAGAAATAAAAGATCGAGTAAAATCTTTTTGAGTACCGATGCCGGTGGTGTAGGATTAAATCTCCAATCGGCTTCGTTGCTGGTTAATCTTGATTTGCCCTGGAATCCTGCTGTGCTTGAACAGCGAATTGCACGTGTGCATCGCATGGGGCAACAACGCAAAGTGCAAATTATAAACATGGTATCGATGGATACCATCGAGAGCCAGATGATTGCCAAACTTGAGTTTAAACAAGCCATGGCCAAAGGTATTCTTGACAAAGGGCAGGATGTAATATTTATGGACGAAAGCTCGTTTACGAAATTTATGCAGTTGGTAGAAAGTACGATGCCTCCACCATCGTCTGAAGACTCAACTAATACAGCTACCGTTACACAGTCTGATGTAGCTCAGGAAATTGCCACCGAGAGAGAAACGTTTACCAGTAGTAAAGTTGACAACCCAACAAACAGACAAATGGCGCTGCCGTTTGAATCGGCCGAAGGCAATCCGCCTGCTGATGTTTCGGTTCCGGATTTTCAACCTGAGGAAATTGTAAAGGCAGGAGCTGCGTTTTTTGAAAAGTTGCAACTGGTAATACACAAAGAAAATGGGCTCCAAATGCTTGTTAAATCTATAACCAAAAGAGATGAAACCACAGGCCAAACCTACCTTAACCTGCCTGTGCAGAGTGAGGAATCGGTAGCCGGATTTTTAAAAATGTTGGCTGCCATGATGAACAAATAA
- a CDS encoding SRPBCC family protein, whose protein sequence is MYYQKIQTQKVPASIDTVWEFISNPNNLKEITPDYMSFKVTSNTGGAHMYAGMIITYIVKPLLGIPMKWMTEITHVHDKEYFVDEQRVGPYKMWHHQHKIEAIENGVLMTDIITYIPPFGIIGRIANSLFIKNQLEQIFKYRTIAVEKKFGKY, encoded by the coding sequence ATGTATTATCAAAAAATTCAAACGCAAAAAGTACCTGCAAGCATTGACACAGTATGGGAATTTATCAGCAATCCAAATAACCTCAAAGAAATAACACCTGATTATATGAGCTTTAAAGTGACAAGCAATACGGGCGGGGCTCACATGTATGCAGGAATGATTATCACCTACATTGTAAAGCCCCTGCTTGGCATACCTATGAAATGGATGACCGAAATTACCCACGTACACGACAAAGAATATTTTGTTGATGAACAACGAGTAGGCCCTTACAAAATGTGGCACCATCAACATAAGATTGAAGCAATAGAAAATGGAGTGCTTATGACCGACATTATTACGTACATACCCCCATTTGGTATTATTGGCAGAATTGCCAATAGCTTGTTCATTAAAAATCAGCTTGAACAAATTTTTAAATACAGGACAATTGCCGTTGAAAAAAAATTTGGCAAGTATTAG
- the rnhA gene encoding ribonuclease HI, producing the protein MVNEVTIYTDGSARGNPGPGGFGIVMLAGNYAKEFSEGYRYTTNNRMELLGVITALEKLRKPGTLVLVVSDSKYVVDAVEKGWVFGWEQKRFAKAKNPDLWKRFLIIFRQHQVKFKWIKGHAQNPYNNRCDELAVEAAKGHRLHIDKGYESTVSAKEGLF; encoded by the coding sequence ATAGTGAACGAGGTTACAATTTACACAGATGGAAGTGCACGTGGAAATCCCGGTCCGGGTGGCTTTGGTATCGTAATGTTGGCCGGCAATTATGCCAAAGAATTTTCAGAAGGGTATAGGTATACTACCAACAACCGCATGGAGTTGCTTGGCGTTATTACCGCCCTCGAAAAATTGCGTAAGCCCGGCACATTGGTACTTGTAGTCAGCGATTCGAAGTATGTAGTAGATGCTGTAGAAAAAGGATGGGTATTTGGCTGGGAACAAAAAAGATTTGCCAAGGCAAAAAATCCTGACTTGTGGAAACGTTTTTTAATAATATTCAGGCAGCACCAGGTAAAGTTTAAATGGATAAAAGGCCATGCGCAAAATCCATATAACAACCGCTGCGATGAACTTGCCGTAGAAGCTGCCAAAGGTCATCGCTTACACATAGATAAAGGATACGAAAGTACGGTAAGCGCTAAAGAGGGATTATTTTAA
- the dut gene encoding dUTP diphosphatase, whose amino-acid sequence MTVTVVNKSMHSLPGYETAQSAGMDLRASISATIVLAPLQRILVGTGLYIQLPAGTEAQVRPRSGLAYKNGITVLNAPGTIDADYRGEIKVMLINLSTEPFEINNGDRIAQLVVAKHERVQWNLTESLEESERGAGGFGSTGKN is encoded by the coding sequence ATGACAGTAACTGTAGTAAATAAAAGCATGCATTCTTTACCGGGCTACGAGACAGCTCAATCGGCCGGTATGGATTTGCGGGCAAGCATAAGTGCTACTATCGTGCTGGCACCACTGCAACGGATACTGGTAGGTACAGGGTTATACATCCAATTGCCGGCAGGTACCGAAGCGCAGGTAAGACCGCGTAGCGGCCTGGCTTACAAAAACGGAATAACGGTGCTTAACGCGCCCGGCACCATAGATGCCGACTACCGTGGCGAAATTAAAGTGATGCTTATAAACCTTAGCACCGAGCCCTTCGAAATAAATAATGGTGACCGTATTGCACAACTGGTGGTTGCAAAGCACGAGCGTGTGCAATGGAATCTGACCGAATCGCTCGAAGAATCGGAACGTGGGGCTGGTGGTTTTGGAAGCACCGGTAAGAATTGA
- a CDS encoding DUF4231 domain-containing protein: MSEEEYFEKRVKDQIDWYGKKSAWNKTWFMRLKISETVLALLIPLLTGYIGITENPISIKFIVGAIGVAVAAMANLITLFKFQENWIEYRTTVESLIHEKFLYVTKAGPYKDDSTFPMFVERFESFLAKENAKWASYIKTQKEEKPKTVAGADKK, encoded by the coding sequence ATGAGCGAAGAAGAGTATTTTGAAAAACGCGTTAAAGACCAAATTGATTGGTATGGCAAAAAAAGTGCATGGAATAAGACATGGTTTATGCGCTTAAAAATTTCTGAAACTGTACTTGCCTTGCTTATTCCACTTTTAACGGGGTATATAGGCATAACTGAAAATCCTATTTCTATTAAATTTATTGTTGGTGCCATTGGAGTGGCCGTTGCTGCTATGGCCAATTTAATAACGTTATTTAAGTTTCAGGAAAACTGGATTGAATACCGCACAACAGTAGAATCATTGATACATGAAAAATTCCTTTATGTAACCAAAGCCGGTCCATATAAGGACGATTCAACTTTTCCAATGTTTGTGGAGCGCTTCGAAAGTTTTCTGGCAAAAGAAAATGCCAAGTGGGCCTCCTATATTAAAACCCAAAAAGAAGAAAAGCCTAAAACAGTTGCTGGTGCAGATAAAAAGTAA
- a CDS encoding SDR family oxidoreductase, whose amino-acid sequence MKNYLIIGHSSGIGASLSGMLATQHQVYGTYFSHPVSNNNNHISSHYLTVLDKEPDLSFLPDCLDGLAYCVGAINLKPFARIKEEDFINDYKLQVTGAIKVIQSCLPALKKSDTASIVLFSTVAVTMGFNFHSMVSASKGAVEGLTKALSAELAPSIRVNCIAPSITQTPLAASLLSTPEKIEANAQRHPLKKIGAPADIAGMAAFLLTEASSWITGQVIHIDGGISSIK is encoded by the coding sequence ATGAAAAATTATTTGATTATAGGCCACAGCAGTGGCATAGGCGCTTCGCTTTCCGGCATGCTTGCAACACAACATCAAGTTTATGGCACCTATTTTTCTCATCCTGTTTCGAATAACAATAACCATATATCTTCTCATTACCTTACTGTACTTGATAAAGAACCTGATCTTTCATTTTTGCCTGATTGTCTGGATGGACTTGCCTATTGTGTAGGAGCCATTAACCTAAAGCCGTTTGCACGCATAAAGGAAGAAGACTTTATTAATGATTACAAGTTACAGGTTACAGGTGCAATTAAAGTTATTCAATCGTGTTTGCCAGCTCTTAAGAAAAGCGATACTGCATCCATCGTATTGTTTAGTACTGTGGCAGTAACCATGGGTTTTAATTTTCATAGCATGGTGAGCGCAAGTAAGGGCGCTGTAGAGGGGCTAACCAAAGCATTATCAGCAGAGTTGGCGCCATCCATACGAGTTAACTGCATAGCACCATCCATCACACAAACTCCGCTTGCCGCCAGTTTATTAAGCACACCTGAAAAAATAGAAGCCAATGCCCAACGACATCCGTTAAAGAAAATTGGAGCCCCTGCAGATATTGCAGGCATGGCCGCATTCTTACTAACTGAGGCAAGCAGCTGGATAACGGGTCAGGTGATTCATATTGATGGAGGAATAAGCAGCATTAAATAA
- a CDS encoding NTP transferase domain-containing protein: MKIIVPMAGMGKRMRPHTLTVPKPLIPVAGKPIVQHLMEDIVKVCPEKVDEIAYVIGRFGDEAEKNLVAIAESLDAKGTIHYQDTPLGTAHAILCAESALTGKVIIAFADTLFATDANIDANSDGTIWVKQIEDPRQFGVVKLNSEGVITDFVEKPPTFVSDLAIIGIYYFKDGDNLKAELKYLIDNDIKDKGEYQITNAMENMKNKGLKLVPGKVTEWLDCGNKDATVYTNKRVLEIKYPKNNIAATVQSVNSVIIPPCFIGENVILENSIIGPHASLGAGCKIFNTQLRNSIIQTNTNLIDAQIDNSMVGNYCEYKGKLQELSMGDYSTKA; the protein is encoded by the coding sequence ATGAAGATTATTGTACCAATGGCAGGCATGGGCAAGCGTATGCGCCCACACACGTTAACAGTTCCTAAACCCTTAATACCGGTGGCAGGCAAGCCCATAGTGCAACACCTGATGGAAGATATTGTAAAGGTATGCCCCGAAAAGGTGGATGAGATAGCCTATGTAATAGGACGCTTTGGCGATGAGGCAGAAAAAAATCTGGTGGCCATAGCCGAATCGTTGGATGCTAAGGGGACCATACATTATCAGGATACTCCTTTGGGAACCGCTCATGCGATATTGTGTGCCGAAAGCGCTCTTACCGGAAAGGTAATAATCGCCTTTGCCGATACCCTGTTTGCTACCGATGCCAATATAGATGCCAATAGCGATGGTACCATTTGGGTAAAACAAATAGAAGACCCTCGTCAGTTTGGTGTAGTAAAATTGAATAGTGAAGGAGTAATTACCGACTTTGTTGAGAAACCACCGACCTTTGTATCTGACCTAGCCATCATTGGTATATATTATTTTAAAGATGGAGACAATCTGAAAGCCGAATTAAAATACCTGATAGATAACGACATCAAAGACAAAGGCGAGTACCAAATAACCAATGCCATGGAAAACATGAAAAACAAAGGGCTTAAACTGGTTCCGGGTAAAGTAACCGAGTGGCTCGACTGTGGCAACAAAGATGCTACTGTATATACCAACAAGCGGGTGCTCGAAATAAAATATCCCAAAAATAATATTGCAGCAACGGTGCAAAGCGTAAACTCGGTAATCATACCACCATGCTTTATTGGCGAAAATGTTATACTTGAAAATTCTATCATAGGGCCACATGCCAGTTTAGGCGCAGGCTGCAAAATTTTCAATACCCAATTACGCAACAGCATCATTCAAACTAACACCAACCTTATAGATGCCCAAATAGACAATTCGATGGTAGGCAACTATTGTGAGTATAAAGGCAAATTGCAAGAGCTAAGCATGGGTGATTACAGCACAAAAGCGTAA
- the deoC gene encoding deoxyribose-phosphate aldolase, translating into MSPREIISLSPSIDQVGVEERIARFGKRSIKTTSKVDALKLALSMCDLTTLEARDTPGKVIQLCNKAIRPSEEDDIPSVAAVCVYPNMVAVAKQRLKNSSVKVAAVATAFPSGMSNRKFKIDETKYAVNEGADEIDMVISRGKFFEGEYNYVFDEIAAVKAACGHAHLKVILETGELSTLDNVRKASDLAMYAGADFIKTSTGKVQPAATLPVTLVMLEAIRDFYDKEKKMIGMKPAGGIATAKLAINYLVVLRETLGMAWMNPDMFRFGASALVNDLLMQLSKQKTGIYEGSDYFSKD; encoded by the coding sequence ATGTCACCAAGAGAAATCATATCCTTATCGCCATCCATCGATCAGGTGGGAGTAGAAGAGCGCATTGCACGTTTTGGAAAACGAAGCATAAAAACCACCAGCAAAGTGGATGCCCTAAAACTTGCACTAAGTATGTGCGATCTTACCACTTTAGAGGCACGCGATACTCCGGGTAAAGTAATACAGCTGTGTAACAAAGCTATTCGCCCCAGCGAAGAGGATGATATTCCATCTGTAGCTGCGGTTTGTGTTTATCCTAATATGGTGGCAGTAGCCAAGCAAAGACTTAAAAACAGCAGCGTGAAAGTAGCCGCTGTTGCAACAGCATTCCCTAGCGGAATGAGCAATCGCAAATTTAAAATTGACGAAACCAAGTATGCGGTAAATGAAGGAGCTGATGAGATAGACATGGTTATTAGTCGGGGAAAATTTTTTGAAGGCGAATACAATTATGTGTTTGATGAAATTGCAGCTGTTAAAGCGGCCTGTGGCCACGCACATCTGAAAGTGATATTAGAAACAGGGGAGCTAAGCACTCTCGATAATGTGCGCAAAGCCAGCGACCTTGCCATGTATGCAGGTGCCGATTTTATTAAAACATCTACCGGAAAGGTACAACCTGCGGCAACCTTGCCTGTTACTCTTGTTATGCTTGAGGCTATCCGCGATTTTTATGATAAAGAAAAAAAGATGATAGGCATGAAGCCAGCGGGTGGCATTGCTACTGCCAAGCTTGCCATTAATTACCTTGTGGTACTGCGCGAAACGCTTGGTATGGCGTGGATGAATCCCGATATGTTTCGCTTTGGGGCCAGCGCCCTAGTAAATGACTTATTGATGCAACTCTCTAAACAAAAAACAGGAATTTACGAAGGCTCCGATTACTTTTCGAAGGACTAA
- a CDS encoding helix-turn-helix transcriptional regulator yields the protein MEQINEYMHISLNPNADIKSSFCNTTQNEAYVNLVFGLFANDCLFDIANNNYEFRIRIAKGYFEKYNESLDINIHHQSICCNTQSKLLDLVNCSLTGLPRKIFIESAILFLLYQAHKNNLLFQFNCDSCAMMNKATDVEKIQLAKKYILDNLSSNLTIPKIASNVGTNQCYLKKGFKDIYNQTIFDFVQENRMQKAKHLLQGVNPNITSIAMDVGYSSLSSFSQAYKNYFGISPTDHFRVIISKN from the coding sequence ATGGAGCAGATTAATGAATACATGCATATATCGTTGAATCCGAATGCGGATATCAAAAGCTCATTTTGTAACACCACACAAAATGAGGCTTATGTTAATTTGGTTTTTGGCTTATTTGCAAACGATTGTTTATTTGATATTGCTAATAATAACTATGAGTTTCGAATACGAATAGCTAAAGGATACTTTGAAAAATACAACGAGTCCTTGGATATCAACATACATCATCAGAGTATATGTTGTAATACACAGTCAAAACTTTTAGACCTTGTAAATTGCTCCCTTACAGGATTGCCCCGCAAGATTTTTATCGAAAGTGCGATCTTGTTTTTGCTTTATCAGGCACACAAAAATAATCTACTCTTTCAATTCAATTGCGATAGTTGTGCGATGATGAATAAAGCAACTGATGTAGAAAAAATTCAGCTTGCAAAAAAGTATATTCTCGATAATCTTTCGAGTAATCTGACCATTCCAAAAATTGCATCAAACGTGGGCACCAATCAGTGTTATTTAAAAAAGGGGTTTAAAGATATTTACAATCAAACCATTTTCGATTTTGTTCAGGAGAACAGGATGCAAAAAGCTAAACATTTATTACAGGGGGTTAATCCAAATATTACTTCTATAGCCATGGATGTAGGTTATTCATCACTTAGTAGTTTTAGTCAGGCGTATAAAAATTATTTTGGCATTTCGCCTACCGACCATTTCCGTGTGATTATTTCCAAAAACTAA